From a single Bacillus pseudomycoides DSM 12442 genomic region:
- the rseP gene encoding RIP metalloprotease RseP — MNTAIAFILIFGALVFFHELGHLYFAKRAGILCREFAIGFGPKIFSFEKNETVYTVRLLPLGGYVRMAGEDAETVELKPGKKVGLVLNENEEVMKLVLDGREKYPNVRVIEVEQADLEHNLTIAGYEEYEEELQTFRVSEKARIVSAGEEIQIAPFNRQFGSKTLGQRALTIFAGPAMNFILAFVIFVIIGLVQGIPVDKPMVGKVMKDSVAEQAGLKQDDTIQAIDGKDTNTWKDVVTIVREHPNKEITLHVKRDSEQLNVKVTPSADKEGKEEVGRIGVYSPVEKSIFGSIKSGFEQTYTWTKLIFDSLVKLVTGQFSINDLSGPVGIYNLTDQVVDYGFIRVLSLAAVLSINLGLFNLLPVPALDGGRLFFFLIEALRGKPIDRQKEGMVHFIGFALLMLLMLVVTWNDIRRFFL; from the coding sequence TTGAATACAGCGATTGCCTTTATATTAATTTTCGGTGCACTCGTATTTTTCCATGAGCTAGGGCATCTATATTTCGCAAAAAGAGCGGGTATTTTATGTCGCGAGTTTGCAATTGGTTTTGGTCCAAAAATATTTTCATTTGAAAAGAATGAAACAGTTTATACAGTTCGGCTGCTACCTCTTGGAGGCTATGTTAGAATGGCTGGTGAGGATGCAGAAACGGTTGAATTAAAACCAGGAAAAAAAGTTGGACTCGTGTTAAATGAAAACGAAGAAGTTATGAAATTAGTTTTAGACGGGCGCGAAAAGTATCCGAATGTTCGCGTGATTGAAGTAGAGCAAGCTGATTTGGAACACAATCTCACAATTGCTGGTTACGAAGAATACGAGGAGGAATTGCAAACATTCCGTGTGAGTGAAAAAGCTCGTATTGTTTCAGCAGGAGAAGAAATACAAATCGCCCCGTTTAACAGACAATTTGGTTCTAAAACGCTAGGACAGCGAGCATTAACAATCTTTGCAGGTCCTGCTATGAACTTCATTCTTGCATTTGTTATTTTTGTTATCATTGGATTGGTACAAGGTATTCCTGTTGATAAGCCAATGGTTGGGAAAGTAATGAAGGATAGTGTTGCAGAACAAGCAGGATTGAAACAAGATGATACGATTCAAGCAATCGATGGGAAAGACACGAATACATGGAAAGATGTTGTCACGATTGTACGTGAACACCCAAATAAAGAAATTACGCTTCATGTAAAACGTGACAGCGAACAATTGAATGTAAAAGTAACGCCATCAGCTGATAAAGAGGGGAAAGAAGAGGTTGGTAGAATTGGTGTATACTCTCCTGTAGAGAAATCTATTTTTGGTTCTATTAAATCAGGTTTTGAGCAGACGTATACATGGACAAAATTAATTTTTGATTCCCTTGTAAAACTAGTGACGGGTCAGTTTTCTATTAATGATTTATCAGGTCCCGTAGGAATTTATAATTTAACAGACCAAGTAGTAGATTATGGCTTTATTCGTGTTCTTAGTTTGGCGGCTGTTTTAAGCATAAACCTTGGTCTATTCAACCTATTACCGGTTCCTGCTCTTGATGGAGGACGCTTGTTCTTCTTCTTAATTGAAGCTTTGCGTGGGAAACCAATTGATCGCCAAAAAGAAGGAATGGTTCATTTTATTGGCTTTGCGTTATTGATGTTACTTATGTTAGTTGTAACGTGGAATGACATTCGGAGATTTTTCTTGTAA
- the frr gene encoding ribosome recycling factor codes for MGQQVLKATNEKMEKAVAAYSRELASVRAGRASASALDKVQVDYYGAPTPVVQLANITVPEARLLVIQPYDKTSIGDIEKAILKADLGLNPSNDGSVIRIAFPALTEERRRDLVKTVKKYAEEAKVAVRNVRRDANDDLKKLEKAGDITEDDLRGYTEDIQKETDKYIAKVDEITKNKEKEIMEV; via the coding sequence ATGGGACAACAAGTATTAAAAGCTACAAATGAAAAAATGGAAAAAGCAGTTGCTGCTTATTCTCGCGAATTAGCTTCAGTTCGTGCTGGTCGTGCAAGCGCGTCTGCATTAGATAAAGTACAAGTTGATTATTATGGTGCACCAACACCTGTTGTGCAATTAGCGAACATTACAGTTCCTGAAGCACGTTTGCTTGTTATTCAGCCGTATGATAAAACTTCTATCGGTGATATTGAAAAAGCAATTTTAAAAGCTGATTTAGGTCTAAATCCTTCTAACGACGGATCAGTAATTCGTATTGCATTCCCTGCATTAACAGAAGAACGTCGTAGAGACCTAGTAAAAACTGTTAAGAAATATGCTGAAGAAGCAAAAGTAGCAGTTCGTAACGTACGTCGTGATGCTAATGATGATCTTAAAAAGCTTGAAAAAGCTGGAGATATTACAGAAGACGACTTAAGAGGATATACAGAAGATATCCAAAAAGAAACAGATAAATATATTGCAAAAGTTGACGAAATCACAAAAAACAAAGAAAAAGAAATCATGGAAGTGTAA
- a CDS encoding phosphatidate cytidylyltransferase encodes MKQRIITGVIAAALFIPIVIYGGVPFTVLVYALASIGLYELIRMNKLTLISVPTVLAALLLWSILVPSNASGVFNWIGLNKLEITFVIVLLLLSYTVLSKNTFTFDNASFLLMATTYVAMGFLYLNETRIAGIHFVFYALFVIWATDSGAYFIGKAIGKRKLWPEISPNKTIEGSLGGIVCGIVVAFVYNMFFQVQGNVGMLIIVTIAISIFGQLGDLVQSAFKRHYGVKDSGTILPGHGGILDRTDSWLFVLPILHFLHFIS; translated from the coding sequence GTGAAACAGAGAATTATTACTGGAGTGATTGCTGCCGCGCTGTTCATTCCCATCGTAATTTACGGTGGCGTGCCTTTTACAGTTTTAGTGTATGCACTTGCTTCTATAGGATTATATGAATTAATTCGTATGAACAAGCTTACACTTATTTCGGTGCCAACAGTTTTAGCCGCATTATTATTGTGGAGTATTTTAGTTCCAAGTAATGCATCAGGAGTGTTCAATTGGATTGGATTAAATAAACTAGAAATCACATTTGTGATTGTTTTATTACTTTTATCATATACAGTCCTTTCAAAGAATACATTTACTTTTGACAATGCTTCTTTTTTACTTATGGCAACAACGTATGTTGCAATGGGATTCTTATATTTAAATGAAACGAGAATAGCGGGAATCCATTTTGTATTTTATGCGTTATTTGTCATTTGGGCAACTGATTCAGGTGCATATTTCATAGGGAAAGCAATCGGAAAAAGAAAATTGTGGCCAGAAATTAGTCCGAATAAAACGATAGAAGGTTCACTAGGTGGTATTGTTTGTGGGATTGTCGTTGCTTTTGTATACAATATGTTTTTCCAAGTTCAAGGGAACGTTGGGATGTTAATAATTGTTACAATTGCAATCTCCATTTTTGGACAACTTGGTGATTTAGTACAATCTGCTTTTAAACGCCATTATGGTGTGAAAGATTCAGGTACAATTTTACCTGGACATGGTGGAATCTTAGATCGAACAGATAGTTGGTTGTTCGTATTACCGATTTTACACTTCTTACATTTCATTTCATAA
- a CDS encoding proline--tRNA ligase, protein MKQSMVFSPTLREVPADAEIKSHQLLLRAGFMRQNASGIYSFLPLGLKVLHKVERIVREEMERAGAVELLMPALQAAELWQESGRWYSYGSELMRMKDRNDREFALGATHEEVITDLVRDEIKSYKKLPLTLYQIQTKFRDEQRPRFGLLRGREFLMKDAYSFHATQESLDEVYSGLYQAYSNIFARCGLNFRAVIADSGAMGGKDTHEFMALSDVGEDTIAYSDTSDYAANIEMAPVVASYAKSDEAEKALEKVATPDQKAIEEVSAFLNMEASNCIKSMVFKVDEKFVVVLVRGDHEVNDVKVKNVYGASVVELASHEEVRELLNCEVGSLGPIGVTGDIEVIADHAVAAIVNGCCGANEEGFHYINVNPERDFKVSQYTDLRFIQEGDQSPDGNGTIRFARGIEVGHVFKLGTRYSEAMNATFLDENGKTKPLIMGCYGIGVSRTVAAVAEQFNDENGLVWPKAVAPFHVHVIPVNMKSDAQREVGETIYNSLQEQGYEVLLDDRAERAGVKFADADLFGLPVRVTVGKKADEGIVEVKVRATNESAEVKVEELHAYIANILK, encoded by the coding sequence ATGAAACAAAGTATGGTATTTAGTCCTACATTACGTGAAGTACCAGCCGATGCTGAGATTAAAAGTCATCAATTGCTACTTCGTGCAGGATTCATGCGTCAAAATGCTTCTGGTATTTACAGCTTTTTACCACTGGGGCTAAAAGTATTGCATAAAGTGGAACGTATTGTTCGAGAAGAGATGGAACGAGCAGGAGCTGTAGAATTATTAATGCCAGCATTACAAGCAGCTGAATTGTGGCAAGAATCAGGTCGTTGGTATTCTTACGGTTCTGAGTTAATGCGTATGAAAGATCGTAATGATCGTGAGTTTGCACTAGGAGCAACGCATGAAGAAGTTATTACAGACCTTGTACGTGATGAAATTAAATCTTATAAAAAGCTACCGTTAACATTATATCAAATCCAAACAAAATTCCGTGACGAGCAAAGACCCCGTTTTGGTTTATTACGCGGAAGAGAATTTTTAATGAAAGATGCTTATTCTTTCCATGCGACACAAGAAAGTTTGGATGAAGTTTATAGTGGCCTATACCAAGCATATTCTAATATCTTCGCTCGCTGTGGATTGAATTTCCGTGCGGTTATTGCTGATTCTGGAGCAATGGGTGGTAAAGATACACATGAATTTATGGCATTATCTGATGTAGGAGAAGATACAATTGCGTATTCTGATACATCTGATTATGCAGCAAATATTGAAATGGCACCTGTTGTTGCTTCCTATGCAAAAAGCGATGAAGCAGAAAAAGCACTTGAAAAAGTAGCAACGCCAGATCAAAAAGCAATTGAAGAGGTTTCTGCATTCTTAAATATGGAAGCGTCAAATTGCATCAAATCTATGGTCTTTAAAGTCGATGAAAAGTTTGTTGTTGTACTTGTTCGCGGGGATCATGAAGTAAATGATGTAAAAGTGAAGAATGTCTATGGTGCTTCAGTTGTTGAACTTGCTTCACATGAAGAGGTAAGAGAACTGTTAAATTGCGAAGTTGGTTCTTTAGGACCAATTGGTGTAACAGGAGACATTGAAGTCATTGCTGACCATGCTGTAGCAGCAATTGTAAATGGTTGCTGTGGTGCAAACGAAGAAGGATTCCATTATATAAATGTAAATCCAGAGCGTGATTTCAAAGTGAGTCAATATACAGATTTACGTTTCATTCAAGAAGGAGATCAATCTCCAGATGGAAATGGGACAATCCGTTTTGCTCGTGGTATCGAAGTTGGACATGTGTTTAAATTAGGTACACGTTATAGCGAAGCAATGAATGCAACGTTCTTAGATGAGAATGGAAAAACGAAGCCACTTATCATGGGATGCTATGGTATCGGGGTATCTCGCACAGTTGCGGCAGTCGCTGAGCAATTTAACGATGAAAATGGTTTGGTTTGGCCAAAAGCTGTTGCACCATTCCATGTACATGTAATTCCAGTAAACATGAAGTCTGATGCACAGCGTGAAGTAGGTGAAACGATCTACAATTCATTACAAGAACAAGGTTATGAAGTATTGTTAGATGATCGTGCAGAGCGTGCAGGTGTTAAATTTGCTGATGCAGACTTATTTGGTCTTCCAGTTCGAGTAACAGTTGGTAAAAAAGCTGATGAAGGCATTGTTGAAGTAAAAGTGCGTGCTACAAATGAATCTGCAGAAGTAAAGGTAGAAGAACTTCATGCATACATTGCTAATATTTTGAAATAA
- the dxr gene encoding 1-deoxy-D-xylulose-5-phosphate reductoisomerase, with translation MKNISLLGASGSIGTQTLDVVRSHPDQFRLVAFSVGKNIDYAVKVIQEFSPQLVSVQREEDVVRLQSVSGNTKVVYGDEGLLEVALHPSAEVVINAVVGSVGLLPTLRAIEAKKTIGIANKETLVTAGHIVMEAARKHNVPLLPVDSEHSAIFQCLNGENEKRISRLIITASGGSFRDKTRDELHHVTVEDALRHPNWSMGSKITIDSATMMNKGLEVIEAHWLFGIPYEQIDVVLHKESIIHSMVEFEDRSVMAQLGSPDMRVPIQYALTYPDRLPLSDTKQLNLWEIGTLHFEQMNPDRFRCLRFAYEAGKMGGSMPAVMNAANEVAVAAFLQKKISFLTVEDLIEKAMHHHNVIARPSLEEIQEIDAATRRFVMEQI, from the coding sequence ATGAAAAACATTAGTTTATTAGGGGCAAGCGGATCAATAGGGACGCAAACTTTAGATGTAGTACGCTCGCACCCAGACCAATTCCGTCTCGTTGCTTTTTCTGTAGGGAAAAATATTGACTACGCAGTAAAAGTTATTCAAGAATTTTCTCCTCAGCTTGTTTCTGTACAAAGAGAGGAAGATGTTGTAAGGTTACAATCAGTTTCTGGAAATACAAAAGTAGTATATGGTGACGAAGGACTATTAGAGGTAGCTCTTCACCCAAGTGCAGAAGTTGTAATAAATGCTGTTGTAGGTAGTGTAGGGTTGTTACCAACACTCCGTGCAATTGAGGCGAAAAAAACAATTGGAATTGCAAACAAAGAAACATTAGTAACTGCGGGACATATTGTAATGGAAGCTGCACGCAAACATAATGTGCCGTTACTTCCAGTAGATAGTGAGCATTCGGCTATTTTTCAATGTTTGAATGGAGAAAATGAAAAGCGAATTTCTCGCTTAATTATCACTGCTTCAGGTGGGAGTTTCCGCGATAAAACGAGAGATGAATTACATCATGTGACTGTGGAAGATGCGCTTCGTCATCCAAACTGGTCAATGGGTTCGAAAATTACAATTGATTCTGCTACAATGATGAATAAGGGGCTGGAAGTAATTGAAGCGCATTGGCTTTTCGGCATACCTTATGAGCAAATTGATGTTGTTTTACATAAAGAAAGCATTATTCATTCTATGGTTGAATTTGAAGATCGTAGTGTAATGGCACAGCTCGGCTCACCAGATATGCGTGTACCAATTCAATATGCACTTACATATCCAGATCGATTACCTCTCTCAGATACAAAACAGTTAAATTTATGGGAAATTGGAACACTGCATTTTGAACAAATGAATCCAGATCGTTTCCGTTGCCTACGTTTTGCATATGAAGCTGGAAAGATGGGTGGGAGCATGCCAGCTGTTATGAATGCAGCAAATGAAGTAGCTGTAGCAGCCTTTCTACAAAAGAAAATTAGTTTCTTAACAGTAGAAGACCTCATTGAAAAAGCAATGCACCATCACAATGTCATTGCACGTCCGAGCTTAGAAGAAATTCAGGAAATTGATGCGGCCACAAGACGGTTTGTGATGGAACAAATTTAG
- the uppS gene encoding isoprenyl transferase: MMFKKFPFFKGKKVTSFDHLIEKVKKGHIPEHIAIIMDGNGRWAKRRAMPRIAGHHEGMQVVKKITKFASKLDVKVLTLYAFSTENWKRPKKEVDYLMKLPEEFLGAFLPELIEENVQVRVIGQKDRLPTHTRRAMEKAMEDTKENTGLILNFALNYGSRDEIVSAVQHMMKDSEEGKVRSEDVNEEMLSSYLMTSSLPDPDLLIRTSGELRISNFMLWQIAYSELWFTDVYWPDFTEEHLLNAITDFQHRGRRFGGV; the protein is encoded by the coding sequence ATGATGTTTAAAAAGTTTCCTTTTTTTAAAGGTAAAAAGGTCACATCGTTTGATCATCTCATTGAAAAAGTGAAAAAGGGACATATCCCAGAGCACATTGCGATCATTATGGATGGTAATGGAAGATGGGCAAAGAGAAGAGCAATGCCCCGCATTGCCGGACATCATGAAGGAATGCAAGTAGTAAAAAAAATTACGAAATTTGCTAGTAAACTTGATGTGAAAGTGCTGACTCTTTATGCTTTTTCTACTGAGAATTGGAAAAGACCGAAAAAGGAAGTCGATTATTTAATGAAGCTTCCAGAAGAATTTTTAGGTGCATTTTTACCAGAATTAATTGAAGAAAATGTACAAGTTCGAGTAATTGGACAAAAAGATCGTCTTCCTACGCATACGCGCAGAGCGATGGAAAAAGCCATGGAAGATACAAAAGAGAACACGGGATTAATTCTCAATTTTGCGTTAAACTATGGAAGTCGCGATGAAATCGTTTCTGCTGTGCAACATATGATGAAAGATAGCGAAGAAGGGAAAGTTCGTTCAGAAGATGTAAATGAAGAAATGCTTTCTTCATACTTAATGACAAGCTCTTTACCTGACCCAGACTTGCTTATTCGTACAAGTGGGGAGCTACGTATTAGTAATTTCATGCTATGGCAAATTGCGTATTCGGAGCTTTGGTTTACAGATGTGTATTGGCCAGATTTTACCGAGGAACATTTGCTAAATGCGATTACAGACTTTCAACATAGAGGGCGCAGATTCGGAGGCGTGTAG